The DNA sequence AATGGCTTTGGCGGAGGCTTTCCACATCAACGGTTTAGGGTCGGCATTGGATATTGTCAGGTACTCCTTAATGGCATGGATCAACTCAGGCACACTTCCGAAGCTTCCACGCCGCAGACGCTTTTCCGTCAACTCCCCCAACCAACGCTCAACAAGGTTCAGCCACGACGAGCTCGTGGGCGTGAAGTGCATCATGAACCG is a window from the Chloroflexota bacterium genome containing:
- a CDS encoding IS630 family transposase, with translation RFMMHFTPTSSSWLNLVERWLGELTEKRLRRGSFGSVPELIHAIKEYLTISNADPKPLMWKASAKAILDKLARCKAVYETLD